One part of the Candidatus Brocadiaceae bacterium genome encodes these proteins:
- a CDS encoding zinc-binding dehydrogenase: MAANPSVVFAAPRQVVVEDRPMPELRPGEALIRTHCTLISTGTELSALLGDQPRGGIWTEYGKYPSRPGYSNVGTVIEVGEGVSGDLLGRRVASRAPHAAVVKQSVDSFWPVADDVSDEAAVFSTLAIICLNGVRRSGLRFGESAVVYGMGLLGQLTARFCHFAGARPVLGVDISEHRLGFLPDQPGYVRVRGDNDPKAAVSEATAGRLADLVFELTGNGDVLPKEFDLLHPQGRFVVLSSPLRPTKSFDFHDLCNGPSHTIIGAHNGSHPLTASLGNPWTQLRDRELFADMLANRDVEVESLATRREPVENAPQAYADLIADRGSQMGVILQFPRD; encoded by the coding sequence ATGGCCGCCAACCCGTCCGTCGTGTTCGCCGCCCCCCGGCAGGTGGTCGTCGAGGACCGCCCCATGCCCGAACTCCGCCCCGGCGAGGCGCTCATCCGCACCCACTGCACGCTCATCAGCACCGGCACCGAGCTGTCGGCCCTGCTGGGCGACCAGCCGCGCGGCGGCATCTGGACCGAGTACGGCAAGTACCCCAGCCGGCCCGGCTACAGCAACGTGGGCACCGTGATCGAGGTCGGGGAGGGCGTGTCCGGGGACCTCCTCGGCCGGCGCGTCGCGAGCCGGGCGCCCCACGCCGCCGTCGTCAAGCAGAGCGTGGACAGCTTCTGGCCCGTCGCGGACGACGTGTCGGACGAGGCCGCCGTCTTCAGCACCCTGGCCATCATCTGCCTGAACGGCGTGCGGCGCAGCGGACTGAGGTTCGGCGAGTCGGCCGTCGTCTACGGCATGGGCCTGCTGGGCCAGCTCACGGCGCGGTTCTGTCACTTCGCCGGCGCGCGGCCGGTCCTCGGCGTCGATATCTCGGAACACCGGCTCGGCTTCCTGCCCGATCAGCCGGGCTACGTGCGCGTCCGGGGCGACAACGACCCGAAGGCGGCCGTCTCGGAGGCCACCGCCGGGCGCCTGGCGGACCTGGTGTTCGAGCTGACGGGCAACGGCGACGTGCTCCCGAAGGAGTTCGACCTCCTGCATCCGCAGGGGCGCTTCGTCGTCCTGTCCAGCCCGCTGCGGCCGACGAAGTCCTTCGACTTCCACGACCTCTGCAATGGGCCGTCGCACACGATCATCGGCGCGCACAACGGCTCCCATCCGCTGACCGCCAGCCTCGGGAACCCCTGGACGCAACTGCGCGACCGGGAGCTGTTCGCCGACATGCTGGCCAACCGCGACGTGGAGGTGGAGAGCCTGGCCACGCGACGGGAGCCGGTTGAGAACGCCCCGCAGGCCTACGCCGACCTGATCGCGGACCGCGGCAGCCAGATGGGCGTGATCCTGCAGTTCCCGCGCGACTGA
- a CDS encoding 4Fe-4S binding protein — translation MDGRPGAAGGGCARRSRVSAARGCEPVKRRRVIQWCLAPVVLVVIGLGWKYPLLGFAVPVVMITGMIAALFRGRYVCGNLCPRGAFLDRVIRPLSPRRPIPDRLRSMALRWVLLVLLMGFMVFRISRNPGDVRHWGHVFWLMCVVTTALAVVLGLLVHPRAWCAFCPSGTMQNVLGGGRRPLRIDAQLCIDCKKCERVCPFGLLIRQDKGVGALQTRDCLKCGECVAACPKDALGW, via the coding sequence ATGGACGGGAGGCCGGGCGCGGCCGGAGGCGGCTGCGCGCGCAGAAGCCGTGTGTCCGCCGCCAGGGGGTGCGAACCTGTGAAACGAAGACGCGTCATCCAGTGGTGCCTGGCACCGGTTGTCCTCGTGGTGATCGGCCTGGGGTGGAAGTACCCGTTGCTCGGGTTCGCCGTGCCCGTGGTCATGATCACGGGGATGATCGCCGCCCTCTTCCGGGGCCGCTACGTCTGCGGGAACCTCTGCCCCCGCGGGGCGTTCCTCGACCGCGTCATCCGCCCGCTGAGTCCGCGCCGGCCCATCCCCGACAGGCTCCGCAGCATGGCGCTGCGCTGGGTGCTGCTGGTCCTGCTGATGGGGTTCATGGTCTTCCGCATCTCGCGGAACCCCGGCGACGTCCGCCACTGGGGGCACGTCTTCTGGCTCATGTGCGTGGTCACGACGGCGCTGGCCGTCGTGCTGGGGCTGCTGGTCCACCCGAGGGCGTGGTGCGCGTTCTGCCCGTCCGGCACGATGCAGAACGTGCTGGGGGGCGGGCGGCGGCCGCTCCGGATCGACGCGCAGTTGTGTATCGACTGCAAGAAGTGCGAGAGGGTCTGCCCGTTCGGGCTTCTCATCCGACAGGACAAGGGCGTGGGCGCCCTTCAGACGCGCGACTGCCTGAAGTGCGGCGAATGCGTCGCCGCCTGTCCCAAGGACGCCCTGGGCTGGTAG